In Lodderomyces elongisporus chromosome 1, complete sequence, the DNA window ACTATTCACTTTCTTTGGCATTCCTATCATGAtgtgttcttttttccaagaattgtatgtgctataaaaaattaaattgcAACATATTGCGTAGACCAGGGGTGGATGAAGGTTCCATTTTCACAAGACCTAGAAAACCAGAtggtgtgtgtatgtatttGAGTatgaaagagagagagagagaaatgTTGGCAGTATTAGTActagtattattattattattattattagtagtagtagtacttCTACTAGTAGTAATACAGCTAGAAAATACAATTACGGTACTTGTTGGATACAATATTATATATGGAACGCCCTTGGATAGTTGCTTTTTCTACTAAAATATTAGATAAGTATTTTCATTAATTATGATTGTTGTGGGAGGCGTGGGGTGTGGGAAAGAGGACGAAAGGTTGTTaattatttcaaaaaaaagaaaatatgaGGTTGTCAAAAGAATTAAACTTTGCATTCGCCGTGGTCTCAGATTTGATTGAACCTTAAAGAGCAAGATCGATTACAATCTATTTCGATACACTTTTCTTGAAATAAGACTAATCTAAACGAGGCACCAACtaatacaaaagaaacaaaggtAAAGTAGAAGAATatataagaaagaaacaacaaatgtTTATCATAATCTTTGAGGTTGTCTTTCTCCCTCCACCCACCCaccccacacacacacacacacacacaccagTGCCATATCTAGTGtaaatttgtttcttttgcagCATAAATGAATTTTAGACGCTGTCAAATGTTGTGTACCTGGTCTGCATAAGAACTGAATGTAAGGAGggtaaaaaatgaaaataaaaaaaaaattaaaattaaaataaaataaataatcaaataaatgaatttgcaaaaaaaaagaaaagaaaagaggataAAAGGTAGATGAAAGAGGAGTTCTACAAGACAATATTCACCTAGTTCTTCATACGTCATAAGCTAGGACATGGTACCTACATTAAGTGGCATGAACCGGCTTTGGAAGAGCATATTTGGAAAAGGCAGCCAGGacaagaaaaacacaaatgCCAGTGAATAATTTTATGCCAGCCATAAGATGCAAAAATACCACAACATTATTACTATAATAAGAGGAAAAATATTATTAACCAAGataaaatttttatttacttattGGTATTATACTAGAGTTCAATTTTACAAAGATACTCGTTGTGTATATACGCCTTGGAGCAATAAATATTAAAGATTACGATTAGAATGGAAATGTGGGGTAGAGGGGGGGAGAGGGGAGGAGGTGGGATGGACGATAAATTCTTTCAGCATATTTTATCCTTACAATAAAAGACTTGTTGCTTAAAGACTTTACTTTTAACAAATTTAGCATAATCAAAATATCGATTCTATCttgcaatttttcaaattcttttttgttttggtgtgttgttttttgtttgccaTTTTGCCATTTTGCCATTTTgcctttttgtcttttacTCATTTTGAGCCGTTCAGGTCACCTAGCCACAAAAGCCTAAACTGACGACGGATGGTAGTCAATTTAACCCCAAACCCTCGTCACGGAGAAGCTTTCTAAAGTACCGAAATGAACAAAAGTAACGTAAATTTGTATTTATAatacataaaaaaaaatcttttCACTACTTTGAAATATTATGCACACATTTCGAATCGTTTCTTAAGCTTAAAAGCTTATTCCAAGATTGCAAGAGTAAAGATACAGAcattcctttcttttcctttcttttcttttctttccttttctttccttttcttttcttcgttttttgttttttgtttttcttttcttcttcttatgATCATGGTCATACATTTAGTTCCACCATCAGGTGATATCCCACAATTAAACAATTGTAAAGACGTTACAATTGagaagccaaaaaaaatcaaagaagGAGAGATTGAAGTAATAGGACATGCTCTTCAAATTTGATGTaacattttatttttttttttattttttttttattactattattattattattattattttattctaATTTCTTATCTCTAATGAATACTTTTGAACTTTGACCATTCTTCATTACCCCCACACCAAAACGACGGAAAAACATCAGTGCATCAGCTACAAACGGAGCCATTGCCCAAAAgatgggaaaaaaaataataaattaatCAAATAAACAGCACCACTGGTGACATCATGGCACAAACTACAGAATACAAAGAGGCATATGGAAGAACAATAAAATAGAGAGAccaaataataaaaaagagaaagaaaaaaaaaagaagctcATTACTCGTCAATCTTCATTCGTCAACACATTAATcatttcaaaagaaaactataAACTCTTGCGTACAAACTTGATATACCCTATATACCTTCCATCTCCCGCCAGTAAGCaacatgaaaaaaaaaacaatcaaataaaCACATGTAAATGTTTAACGCATCAACTTCATTTTAATGGGGAAAGGGAGAAGGAGGCAGagattaaaataaaatcttTCAATTGCTTCTGAAAATACAAGGCGTGTgtaattgtttgtttgactCGGGTCATATCAGTCAAAATCAATACAATCTAGCTCAATCGTCGTAGTCACTCCAATTCTTCCTCTCAATTGGAAACCATCCATTGGAGTCCATTCCGACTCCATTGCTAATTATATCCTTGCCGATAAACGGAACGTCCTTAGTAGCTGTTGCAGGACCTTGACTAAAACCAGTCATCAACTTCTTCAACCCATTGCTTGCTGACGAACATGCCAAAGAGGAACCGGAAACTGTTGCTGTCCCAGATGCCGTAGCAGGGATGGAGTTTCGAGGACTCACCGAGGCTGAACCAATAGCGTTTGCTGAAGTAATGGAAACCAGTCCAAcgtttttatttctctccTTTGACAAGACCGGATTGAACGCTTTAGGCGCACCGACATAATGCAGTGGTGAATTAACAGTAGCATTGGTCGTACTGTAAAAAGTGTTAGAGTTAGAGGCATTACTAGAAACGCCGTTACCGTTAGCTGGTTTGGAACTGGCTTGCGACACCGAAGCACGTCTAAATGGTGGAATGTACTTACCACCTCCAGGGCCACCACCAAAACCTGAATCAGAATGATCCGTATCTTTTCCAGAAGTATGATTAGGCGATGAGCTACTAGACTTATTCGCTTCCATATTCGAGGTCAGGAACAAATCGCCACGACTCTCTGTAAATTTAGACAGTGCGTCAAGCTCACCACTCGAAGAAATCAAAGTCTCGCCACTAACAACATCCTGGTCAAAAGTTTCGTCGAAATCGTCTTCCAAATGGAAAACCTCATCATAGCCAGTATTGTTAATATTCTTACTGATAGCATTGCTAATAGAACCAGTAGCGCGATGATCCCTGCTATTACTACTAGCaatattattaatattaaTATTGTTGCTAATGTTGTTTTCTAGCGTCAAGTGCTCAAGGCCCAGCGACAATGATGCAGAAATTGGAGACCTTGAGGTCACTACATTGTTTGGTGAGCGAAGGTATGGCGGAATATACTTACCAGAGTTGGACAAGTTTGAATTAACACTAGTTCCAATAACAGAACCATTTGTACCCGATGTTGCCATTAAAGATGATGCTGCCGCGTGGTGTAGACCCGAGTAGCCTCCATTAAACAGAGACCCAGTATTGGAGAATCCATTACTGACCAACCCCCTTCTCAATTTTGAAGTAGAATACAGTCTAGATTTCCTTCTATTGGCAGTATAATGGTTGTGCGAATCACTCGAAACATGATAGTGTCCGTCATTATTACCGCGATAGTCAAAAGCTGTTCCATGAAACTCGGTACCGGTTTGTTGCGCTCCGTTTCCCGTctttgtactttttttgttgcgAAAATTCTGTTTCCAAgttctctttctcctcaATGGTGGAGGTCTTTTTGGAAACTCGGCGTTGTTACCACGTCCTAAACGGCCGCGGTTATTATCTCCATACTTGTCCATATAATGATTAAACACTGACTTGGGTGTGAAATAATCCTCCCGATGAAAACTAGGCTTTGTAGAACCATAACTATTTGAATATCTCCCATTGACATTCAGATTCTGGTTTTGATTATACGAAGCAACATTCAATGGTTTTCTCGTGTTTCTAATGAACTTGAAATGCTGGTTTCGAATTGGGATCGGCTTGGACCTGGTGCTTAGTGATAACAAAGCATCAGCGCGGTGATTGTGAGGAATTGCATTTCCTCCGCCTTCGCCATCTGCATCGGCATCTGTATCTGCATCAATTTCTCTTCCTGCTCTTGTTTCTGCTTTTAAGCTCAACGGAGAATTTTGCTCATCCGTTGCATTTCTTTCGTCCAAAAACCTAAGTTGCTGTGGCTGTGACTTAACATGTGCTTTTGGTTCATCAAAAGAAtccatcaccatcaactCATCCGCGCCATATTCTTCCCCAATCTCTTCTCTTGTAATAtcaacttcttcatcctcttcttcttctgctgcTGCGTCTAATTCTACTtcttgctgctgctgctcctcctcttcttcttcttcttcttcttcttcttcctcctcctcctcgtCGTACTCATATTCATAGTCACTAGCTTCGTattcttcatcaattgtAAAGAATCGAAGATTCGATAACTCTTCATCCAAGCTGTTCAAGTCCCTATTTCCTGGATCCATTGTTAAACTGAATCTCAAAACTGAAAATAAGTCACCGCTCATCGTCgagaaaaaatcaaaaagagcTTCTCTATTGTTAACAAATTGTAGAAATCTCTTGTCTGAGTAATTGGCAATTTGGAAAGGATTTTTGTGGAAAACCAACGTCAAGAGTATCACACCCAACGACCAAATATCAACTTTGGAAGCATCATAAGATTCAATCTCAGGATCAAAGAGCTCTGGAGCCATATATCTTTCGGAACCGACATTAAACTCTTTCCTATCAGTGATCactttggttgttgttgccaaACCCCAATCACAAAGCTTAACACTCCAGTCCTCAGCAATGAGAATATTTTCTGGCTTCAAATCACGATGGTACACTCCTTTGGAATGACAAAAGTCAACTGCGTTAACAATCTGGTGGAAAACATCCTTGATGTCCAGTGTTGTTGCGGGACCATTTCCTTTATGTATAGCTTCATACAAGTCACCCCTTGAACAAAACTCCAAAACTAAGCACGAATCAAAATGGTCATATAGCTTAGAAATGTTTGGGTGGTCACCTAATATCTCATGGATTTTGATCTCTTTTTGTGCTTCATCCTTTAAGCTATCAAAGACAGCGCTAGGATCTTCTACAAGCTCATCAATTgggctttctttttgtttggaaAATTGAGCTATTTGCGCTGGTGATTTAAGACGAGCAGGACTTGAATTTGGTCTTTCGGTAGTAGCGCCCGTAATTGATTTGCCTGTCTTTGTatgatcttttttttggtttttcttATAATCAATCGGGTATATATACTTGACAGCAACAAGTAGATTGTCTCTCTTGGTATCTTTAGCCACCGAGACCAAGCCATACGAGCCTTCACTGATGTCGCTTACTTTGGAGTATCGGTTTTTTAGTAGCCCTCCTTTCTCATATTGTTCGAATTGTTCCATTTCTTCGtagaaaaaagttgaaaaaagataaacaaataaagaaatatatatatgtatatgtgcTCTTTGGCGTTGCAATATATTTTAGTATCGTTAAAAGCAGATAAAACTTACCGGTTGAGTATGTATCTGGCAAAGGTGTAGATGGTGACAGTGTGGGTGGGGTAGTTTATATCGTGAAAGTCCAAGTCAATTGGTCTTTAGTATTCTTTAAATGTAATGCAATAATCGAACGCTGGAGAATagagttttatttttctttcttgaaTTCAAAGAGTAATAGATCAAGTTTGATTAGTGAAGTTCCTTATTAAATGTGTGCAATGCGTACGATCTAGTTATTGTGTTTCTTGCTGTCGTCGTTGATGTAGTTGTCGTTATCGTtatggttgttgttgttgtatttgttgttgtatttgttgttgtatttgttgatgTATTTGTTGATATTATTGTAGTTATTAATTTGAAAAGGACATAAATCGTTAAAAATTGGGAAAATCAAAGTAGAAATTAGTGTGATTAAATGAACTATAAGCGTTTAATAAGCTGTATGTAGTGTATATGCAAATGGTAAATATGTTATGTTTTACCTGGATAATTATGCTTGTATGGTTGTGTTGTATAAAACTATTGAAAGCGTCTGTGATGGAACCAGTTTAAATATACCAAAGGTACAATGACAAATAAATTGGTAGCCAAGGGCAAAAGAATGAACTGAGATAAAATTTATTTGTGTCTGGTGTTCTTGATGGGCGGGTACTGAATACACTGAGGAAAAAAGGGTTGAGTGCTTTGGATTGTGCAGTTTGAGGACAAGTGGTTCTTTTCGTaaggtttcttttttttttttgttagttTTGGATTACTTAGATCTAGACAAAAAAACTGGGTTTTGTCTAAGTCGttggtttttttgtctttgtctctctcGTGcgctttctctttctctttctttttcgctCACTATGACAATGTATCGCTTATGTGTTTGGTTGATTTGTTGAGATTTGGTTGAATGCTAATGGGAAGAAAGACTTTGGGTTTGGGAATGCTGCAATTGAGGAAAGTAAGTGATCTGAGAGAAATGTTGAGTTATCGCAGATGTGACTCTTTGACACTTTGTGTAATTACTattactgctgctgctattgTAGAAAATACTGTGTAGAGAAACATGGGCGTGTACTTTGCTACAAGAATGATATATGGGCACCTACCTACTCCTAACTTCAACTATTACTGCTATAGTTCAACTGCACAATACCTGCACAACAACTGTACAACAACAGCGTAACAACAGCGTAACAACAGCGTAACAACAGTACAATAAATGCTATTACAATGCTCGTACAATACACACCTAGAACACTATTTGTTGGACATAATAGCAACCCCctattttgatttttgaaatatagaagaaaaaaaaaacaagaaaagaaaaacaaaaaaagtctTTTTGGCTCCTTCATCCCCTATTTTGCCACAGTATTTACTATCAAAAGTGAGCTGTCCTTTTCATATGTACAGAGTAGGATGGGGTTGTGGCTATCAAGATGAACACTCTGTTCCCTCCTTTTGAAGTCCTTTGTCTTCtccctctctttctccttctcctttttaTAAACGAAACCTGAGTTTACTTCAAACATTACACTTTCTAGAACCTTCTACAAAATTGCCATGTCTGTTATCTTGATTCGAAAAACTACTGAGACCAATAATTGGTTAACCCTTTCCCCCGCATCGGATAACCGGTAAttacgaaaaagaaaatgtcaAATTCGCAGATAATTACAATATAGGAGAAACTCAAGTGATATACAGTTAGAtagatacatatatacatacaaacaaacaaacaaacaaacatacaaacatacaaacatacaaacaacacacatacaaacatatatacatacataatTTGATAGCAGTTAAAAATGTATTGCCAGTAGTAATTATAGTAATTGTAGTAATGGTAATAGTAGCAGTAATTAGCAAGTAACTGTCAATAATAGCAGTAACAATAGTGTTAGCAGTGATAGTAGTATTAAAAGAGGAAGGAGAAGATGTGAGAAATGGGGTGTATAGCAGATGTTGCATAAGGcatgtttttgttttgattgtGTCTGAAATGTGGAGTATTGTCTCCCTATCCAACTTTCTGTGCTCTCCTTATCTTATCTATGATGTAACAACAATTATTATAATACTAATacaaatttcaaatcaGAGATACAAATTAACATAGTGATAACCATCTTTTGAAATCCatcaaaaaagatgaaCGCACACGACAAactcctttcctttttggcCTATAATTGCTCTTTTCAAATCTCAAACCAAGCATTGGcgaataacaataatacaACTATCCTCGgcaaattgaaataaacCACAAGAAAATTATATACTAATCACACCCACcctcatttatttttttaaagtacttcttctacttcttcttctttgtccATCTTGAGCACACCTCTCGCTCCCATTAGGCTCACGTACTTGATAGTATATCAAAAGCGAAGCTTCAATTGTACAACAAGAATCATCCACTTAGAAAAGATATACATAGAATCAATCATTtatcttttatttaaaaaaaaaatctcaCCTTAATTGGGCACATGTAAAAACTGTTTATCACGTGTTATGTGGCACGTGGTTTATTATTGAGTGTTTTTGTATGGTGTTGTATTAAAAGTGTCAGTAAatattgtttcttcttcttcttcttcttctttttctcttgttttcGCGACATTAATTGCCGAAAACAGAACGGTTCATCGACAGAccctatttttttgctgcCACACAATTAATACTGTTCAACCATCTTGACGATTATTTGGTTGCCATTGAGTTtcctatttctttttctttttctttttctttttctctccttctttagcaaaattaaatataAATTCTCAATTGTTCCAATCTATAAGatcatcattattttcAAGAAAATGGATGAACAAATTCCAACATTTTTGGCAGTTACAGGAGTAGAGGATGAAGCAGTGGCAAAGCAATTTCTAGAAATCACTGGTGGTAATCTAGACATGGCGGTCACTTTGTACATGGAATCTGGCCAGCAGGGAAATACAGGTAACGCATCCGGCACTTCTGGTGTGCTGCACAATCTAGATGACGAAGCATATGCGAAACAACTACAAGAACAAGCTTATGGTGCCTCAGCCCAGGATAACGTGCGTGAAGCTGATGCAAATGTGCACAGACACGAAACATTGATGGACTCATTTGGTCCAGGACCAAGTATGTTTGGTCAAATGCAGAGACAAGCCGACTTGTTTGGACAAAGACAGCAAGGTATATTCCATCAAGGATTTGACTTTACCAACCGCGCATCGCGCTCCATTAATTCCTATAACGCATATGATGAcgatattgatgatgaagaccccgaagaggaagaagatgaagaagaaggcgagggagaagaagaggaagggGAGGACTACGAATTTAATTATGGTAATGGTAATGTTAATGGTGGTATAGATTATGAAGATGCCGAATACGGACATCAAAACCGAGGCAACCACCATGATATACAAATCTTGGActctgatgatgatgatgatgattcgGACAATCAAGAAAATATTATTCGACCAACAAGAACTGTTGGTAGACGGAGGCGACTTCGAAATCAACGAGATTCAAATTTAACATCTGTGCAACGAAGACTCGCTAACTTATTCCGTCCACCATTTGACATTATAAGTGTCCTCACAATAGACCAGGCTCGAGCCGTTGCCAAGACAGAGAATAAATGGATTCTTGTCAATATCCAGGATTCTTCTGAGTTCCAATCACAAGTGCTAAATCGTGATTTCTGGTCCAATGCAAGAATAAAGCAAATAGTTAAAGATGAATTCATTTTCTTGCAATATCAAAAGGATTCATTTGATGGAGAGTCATACGTTAACTTTTATCATGTTGAGCAAATGCCTCATATTGCTATCTTAGATCCCTTGACGGGTGAAAGAGTTTATAAATGGAAAGAGGGCGAGGTGCCACAAGTTGAAAATTGGATTAGTGATGTCGATCAATTCTTGACAGAATTTTCCTTGGCCCCAGGGTCGAGCAACCCCATTGTAAAGcacgaaagaaaaattgatcCTGATAGTTTGACTGAAGAGCAGCAGATCGAATTGGCTATGAAACAAAGCGTTATGGACAACAATGCAAACAACGGTACAACCATTGATAAAGCAATTTCACTTGATTCGGATAGTGATATTGACAGTattaatgataatgatgcgcgagaagaagaacgtgatgatgattatgacgatgacgatgacgatggtgatgataatgataattaTAATGATGGAGAAAAAAGCAATACTCGAGGTTTTCAAGAAAATGACGACTTGGCTAAGAAAAGCACACCATTAAAACCACTGGACCCATTCGATGCTATAGTCCCTCAAAACCATTCCGAGCCTGCTGAAGGTGCCATTACAAGAGTACAAATTCGATTTCCCAATGGTAAACGACTTGTTCGGAAACTTGCAATGCATGATAAAGTAGTTGTCCTATTTGAATGGTTGAAATATGTTTTGCAAGATTCAGCAGAGGAATATGGATTAGATATTGGGCAAGGTAATAGATTCGTTCTTTCAAATAGCTCGAACAAGGCATTCAAATTTATAG includes these proteins:
- the TPK2_2 gene encoding cAMP-dependent protein kinase catalytic subunit is translated as MEQFEQYEKGGLLKNRYSKVSDISEGSYGLVSVAKDTKRDNLLVAVKYIYPIDYKKNQKKDHTKTGKSITGATTERPNSSPARLKSPAQIAQFSKQKESPIDELVEDPSAVFDSLKDEAQKEIKIHEILGDHPNISKLYDHFDSCLVLEFCSRGDLYEAIHKGNGPATTSDIKDVFHQIVNAVDFCHSKGVYHRDLKPENILIAEDWSVKLCDWGLATTTKVITDRKEFNVGSERYMAPELFDPEIESYDASKVDIWSLGVILLTLVFHKNPFQIANYSDKRFLQFVNNREALFDFFSTMSGDLFSVLRFSLTMDPGNRDLNSLDEELSNLRFFTIDEEYEASDYEYEYDEEEEEEEEEEEEEEEEQQQQEVELDAAAEEEEDEEVDITREEIGEEYGADELMVMDSFDEPKAHVKSQPQQLRFLDERNATDEQNSPLSLKAETRAGREIDADTDADADGEGGGNAIPHNHRADALLSLSTRSKPIPIRNQHFKFIRNTRKPLNVASYNQNQNSNVNGRYSNSYGSTKPSFHREDYFTPKSVFNHYMDKYGDNNRGRLGRGNNAEFPKRPPPLRRKRTWKQNFRNKKSTKTGNGAQQTGTEFHGTAFDYRGNNDGHYHVSSDSHNHYTANRRKSRSYSTSKLRRGLVSNGFSNTGSSFNGGYSGLHHAAASSLMATSGTNGSVIGTSVNSNLSNSGKYIPPYLRSPNNVVTSRSPISASLSSGLEHLTLENNISNNININNIASSNSRDHRATGSISNAISKNINNTGYDEVFHLEDDFDETFDQDVVSGETLISSSGELDASSKFTESRGDLFSTSNMEANKSSSSSPNHTSGKDTDHSDSGFGGGPGGGKYIPPFRRASVSQASSKPANGNGVSSNASNSNTFYSTTNATVNSPSHYVGAPKAFNPVLSKERNKNVGSVSITSANAIGSASVSPRNSIPATASGTATVSGSSLACSSASNGLKKLMTGFSQGPATATKDVPFIGKDIISNGVGMDSNGWFPIERKNWSDYDD
- the ubx2 gene encoding UBX domain protein Ubx2, translated to MDEQIPTFLAVTGVEDEAVAKQFLEITGGNLDMAVTLYMESGQQGNTGNASGTSGVSHNLDDEAYAKQLQEQAYGASAQDNVREADANVHRHETLMDSFGPGPSMFGQMQRQADLFGQRQQGIFHQGFDFTNRASRSINSYNAYDDDIDDEDPEEEEDEEEGEGEEEEGEDYEFNYGNGNVNGGIDYEDAEYGHQNRGNHHDIQILDSDDDDDDSDNQENIIRPTRTVGRRRRLRNQRDSNLTSVQRRLANLFRPPFDIISVLTIDQARAVAKTENKWILVNIQDSSEFQSQVLNRDFWSNARIKQIVKDEFIFLQYQKDSFDGESYVNFYHVEQMPHIAILDPLTGERVYKWKEGEVPQVENWISDVDQFLTEFSLAPGSSNPIVKHERKIDPDSLTEEQQIELAMKQSVMDNNANNGTTIDKAISLDSDSDIDSINDNDAREEERDDDYDDDDDDGDDNDNYNDGEKSNTRGFQENDDLAKKSTPLKPSDPFDAIVPQNHSEPAEGAITRVQIRFPNGKRLVRKLAMHDKVVVLFEWLKYVLQDSAEEYGLDIGQGNRFVLSNSSNKAFKFIENLQATIEDANLKNASILLEKD